From Humisphaera borealis, the proteins below share one genomic window:
- a CDS encoding DUF1592 domain-containing protein, with protein MIATPSTIRRLFAAALCIGISSAATDGVREFAETHCFDCHDSTSRKAGLDLEKVDLSLSDKKSAMLWESVFHRVASGEMPPKNKSQPAPEARAAFLAELGKDLRKASLARQEKEGRGPVRRLTRTEYETTVNDLLHIRTDLRSSFPDDAVTAGFDKVGEGLTLSAAHFAAYQEAAEKALNQAIMRGAVLNTDSDGAKVFAARPKEFTTFGGWLEGNTMALASRFFYPYTTVLGAEAPRNGRYRITFTAQARGNGGRPMPVAIGILDSQTVRPDAPETSLWFDVPEDRPRTVAAELDLEFRQHFHLFGPSLVHRDVFMPRMKKEGRWDGPVLLLSRLKIEGPLKADGTIDHWPGTGYRELFDNIPAKPLSQITGVQPEKGKPEPWFPASAAPKEDAARLLRRFLPKAFRRPVPEDVAAGYTARAHEAIDRGVPFHRVMLDSYKAVLCSPHFLLLEEKPAPLGGPALASRLSYFLWNSAPDEVLLAAAVKGELATRDGRARQVERMLNDRRAERFERSFIDQWLDLKNLNATSPDGVLYSEITPSMVVAAELETRRFFHDLLAENRSALESIQSDWTYSNELLSALYDLPDVAGYEMRRVPLTPQSRRGGFLTQASVLKVTADGAHTSPIIRGKWVNERILGVVPPKPPEDVPKIEPDIRGATTIREQLAKHRSTPACMSCHTVIDPPGFALETFDVMGGWRDYYRMPSHTGAVIELKRFGGRRVHRGPAVESGYTMPDGRAFADITAYKALLLEDKERIVSAFAANLLTYATGSPVQFADRDDLAAIVAGTRANNFGVRSLIHAVVQSRPFLHK; from the coding sequence ATGATTGCAACGCCGTCCACAATCCGTCGCCTCTTCGCCGCAGCTCTTTGCATCGGGATATCTTCCGCGGCAACCGACGGTGTGCGCGAGTTTGCCGAAACGCATTGTTTCGATTGCCACGACAGCACCTCGCGCAAGGCGGGATTGGACCTCGAGAAGGTCGATCTCTCGCTGTCGGACAAGAAGAGTGCAATGCTGTGGGAGTCGGTGTTTCATCGCGTGGCCAGCGGAGAAATGCCGCCGAAGAACAAATCGCAGCCTGCGCCTGAGGCGCGTGCGGCGTTCCTGGCGGAGTTGGGGAAGGATCTGCGCAAGGCGTCGCTGGCAAGGCAGGAAAAGGAAGGGCGTGGGCCGGTGCGGCGGCTGACCCGTACCGAATACGAAACGACCGTGAATGATCTGCTCCATATCAGGACGGACCTGCGCTCGAGCTTCCCCGACGACGCGGTGACCGCCGGCTTCGATAAGGTCGGCGAAGGACTCACACTTTCGGCAGCGCACTTCGCGGCGTATCAGGAGGCGGCCGAGAAGGCGCTCAACCAGGCGATCATGCGCGGGGCGGTTCTCAACACCGACAGTGACGGCGCCAAGGTCTTTGCTGCCCGGCCTAAAGAGTTCACCACGTTCGGCGGCTGGCTCGAAGGCAACACGATGGCGCTGGCATCGCGGTTCTTCTACCCCTACACGACCGTCCTGGGGGCCGAAGCACCGCGCAACGGACGCTATCGAATCACGTTTACCGCGCAGGCTCGCGGCAACGGCGGTCGGCCTATGCCGGTGGCGATCGGGATTCTCGATAGCCAGACGGTCAGGCCCGACGCCCCGGAAACCAGCCTCTGGTTCGACGTCCCCGAGGATCGGCCCCGCACGGTCGCCGCGGAACTCGATCTGGAGTTCCGGCAGCACTTCCACCTCTTCGGACCTTCTTTGGTCCACAGAGACGTGTTCATGCCTCGCATGAAGAAGGAAGGGCGTTGGGACGGTCCCGTCCTGCTTCTGAGCCGCCTGAAGATTGAAGGGCCGCTGAAAGCCGACGGCACCATCGATCACTGGCCCGGAACGGGCTATCGCGAACTGTTCGACAACATCCCTGCCAAGCCGCTCTCGCAGATTACCGGCGTGCAACCGGAGAAGGGTAAGCCCGAACCGTGGTTCCCGGCCTCGGCGGCTCCGAAGGAAGATGCCGCACGGCTGCTGCGGCGGTTCCTGCCGAAGGCGTTTCGTCGTCCGGTGCCGGAGGATGTCGCCGCGGGCTACACCGCACGGGCTCACGAGGCGATCGATCGGGGCGTGCCGTTCCATCGCGTCATGCTCGACAGCTACAAGGCAGTCCTCTGCTCGCCGCACTTTCTTCTGCTGGAGGAAAAGCCGGCTCCGCTCGGTGGTCCGGCACTCGCGAGCCGCCTTTCGTACTTTCTCTGGAACAGTGCGCCCGACGAAGTGCTGCTGGCGGCGGCGGTGAAAGGCGAACTCGCCACGCGCGACGGCCGAGCGCGGCAGGTCGAGCGGATGCTCAACGATCGACGTGCCGAGCGGTTCGAACGCTCGTTTATCGATCAGTGGCTCGACCTGAAAAACCTTAACGCTACCTCGCCCGACGGCGTGTTGTACTCGGAGATCACCCCTTCGATGGTGGTGGCGGCGGAACTGGAGACGCGGCGGTTCTTCCATGACCTGCTCGCTGAGAATCGCAGTGCATTGGAGTCGATCCAGAGCGACTGGACCTATTCGAACGAGTTGCTGAGCGCGCTTTACGATCTGCCCGATGTCGCAGGCTACGAGATGCGCAGGGTGCCGCTTACGCCACAGAGCCGGCGGGGCGGATTTCTTACCCAGGCGAGCGTTTTGAAGGTGACCGCCGACGGTGCCCATACTTCGCCCATCATCCGGGGCAAATGGGTGAATGAGCGTATCCTCGGCGTCGTCCCGCCGAAGCCGCCGGAGGACGTGCCGAAGATTGAGCCCGACATTCGCGGGGCGACGACCATCCGAGAACAGCTTGCCAAGCATCGCAGCACGCCCGCGTGCATGAGCTGCCATACTGTCATCGATCCTCCGGGCTTCGCGCTGGAAACGTTCGATGTGATGGGCGGCTGGCGTGACTACTACCGGATGCCCTCACACACCGGTGCGGTCATCGAACTGAAGCGATTCGGCGGTCGACGCGTGCATCGTGGCCCGGCGGTTGAAAGTGGTTACACCATGCCCGACGGCCGGGCCTTCGCCGACATCACAGCTTACAAAGCTCTGCTGCTTGAGGATAAGGAACGCATCGTTTCCGCGTTCGCCGCGAACCTGCTTACTTATGCGACCGGTTCGCCGGTGCAGTTTGCCGACCGCGACGATCTCGCGGCCATCGTTGCCGGTACCCGCGCGAACAACTTCGGCGTCCGGAGTCTCATCCACGCCGTCGTGCAATCCCGCCCCTTCCTGCACAAATAA
- a CDS encoding DUF1552 domain-containing protein, translating into MFNINLRKPIDRRRFLRAGAVCLALPALEAMLPRGTWAAASPPPKRLLLVARNLGLHAPFFFPDKPGLGYESTRYLRHLEEHRGKFTVFSGVSHLKYFNHHSEPGLFTGVNWDRIKEPAKEHHNSISLDQYAAERMGGDTRYRNLVIGQPVQWNFSWTDRGVPVPTEKSPTAVFRQLFTAGSADEVAGELHRLQTGRSILDQVNAEAKTLSRTLGPEDRQRIELMFSSIRETERSLVRSEAWLNKPKPQVDYPVPRMDPDSNLIRERETLWLDLSRLALQTDSTRVILLTLGDAGRAKLDGLTLAHHDASHHGKDETKIEQLALIEETELKLFSQFLGTMQQVREGEGTLFDHTVILNATNLSNASAHTCENLPILLAGGGFKHQGHVLKDRKDNSPLSNLYVRILQQLGVETQTFGSSTRVMDDV; encoded by the coding sequence ATGTTCAACATCAACCTTCGCAAACCGATCGATCGCCGCCGATTTCTTCGAGCAGGGGCGGTGTGTCTTGCGCTCCCGGCCCTGGAAGCGATGCTGCCCCGCGGCACCTGGGCCGCGGCATCGCCGCCACCGAAGCGCCTCCTGCTGGTCGCACGCAATCTCGGCTTGCATGCGCCCTTCTTCTTTCCCGACAAGCCCGGCCTCGGCTACGAGAGCACCCGCTACCTGCGGCACCTCGAAGAACACCGCGGAAAGTTCACCGTGTTCTCGGGTGTCTCGCACCTGAAATACTTCAACCATCACAGCGAGCCCGGCCTGTTCACCGGCGTCAACTGGGACCGCATAAAGGAGCCAGCGAAAGAACATCACAACTCGATTTCGCTCGATCAGTACGCCGCGGAACGCATGGGCGGCGACACGCGCTATCGCAACCTGGTGATCGGACAGCCGGTGCAGTGGAATTTTTCCTGGACCGATCGAGGGGTACCCGTACCTACGGAAAAGAGTCCCACCGCAGTATTCCGGCAGCTGTTCACTGCCGGGAGCGCCGACGAGGTCGCCGGCGAGCTCCACCGGTTGCAGACCGGGCGAAGCATTCTGGATCAGGTCAATGCAGAAGCGAAGACGCTCAGCCGTACGCTCGGCCCGGAGGATCGCCAGCGGATTGAACTGATGTTCAGCTCCATCCGCGAGACCGAGCGGAGTTTAGTGCGCAGCGAGGCCTGGCTGAACAAGCCCAAGCCCCAAGTTGATTACCCCGTGCCCAGGATGGATCCCGATTCGAATCTTATCCGGGAGCGAGAAACACTCTGGCTCGACCTTTCACGGCTCGCGCTTCAGACCGATTCCACCCGCGTCATCCTCCTGACACTCGGCGACGCGGGCCGCGCCAAGCTCGACGGTCTTACGCTCGCCCACCACGATGCGTCACATCACGGCAAGGACGAGACGAAGATCGAGCAACTCGCACTGATCGAGGAGACGGAGCTCAAGCTCTTCAGCCAGTTCCTTGGCACGATGCAGCAGGTCCGGGAAGGTGAAGGCACGCTGTTCGATCACACCGTCATCCTCAACGCGACGAACCTCAGCAATGCTTCGGCGCATACCTGCGAGAATCTCCCCATCCTTCTTGCCGGAGGCGGTTTCAAGCACCAGGGCCACGTCCTCAAGGACCGCAAGGACAATTCGCCGCTCAGTAACCTCTACGTGCGAATCCTCCAGCAGCTCGGCGTAGAGACCCAGACGTTCGGAAGCAGCACTCGGGTGATGGATGACGTCTAA
- a CDS encoding PDZ domain-containing protein, giving the protein MRSSALNAVLAAACLTGSALVSSAGAQSARDERPENPRPAPRVPDEQPRNPRMPQDGRPQGQGQGIDRPMRIELDLKAELEKAAYLGVSTSTASKALRHQVELPNGVGLVVDTVAPDSPAAAAGLKQHDLLHKLNDQLLVNPQQLAVLVRTQKAGDSIKLTVIRAGKPVELTAKLIERDLPPLDELRLGVEPRILEDRLMNWNQGGQPGQQPPFINVFPRPDGPRPDGQAMPFPLLNQSGTVAWDDGTVSMVIRMENGKQTLVAKDKEGKELFNGPIDTEEQRSKLPPEVRDRMKNVSLPGMMRGGFRRDGDRREGDRRPDGQRPEGDRRSDTPRPEGEKPQRPPEN; this is encoded by the coding sequence ATGCGAAGCAGTGCCTTGAACGCCGTTCTGGCCGCAGCCTGTCTGACCGGGTCGGCCCTCGTGTCGTCGGCCGGCGCGCAGTCGGCCCGCGACGAGCGCCCCGAGAACCCGCGGCCGGCTCCCCGGGTTCCCGACGAACAACCACGCAACCCCCGCATGCCACAGGACGGCAGGCCCCAAGGCCAGGGACAAGGCATCGATCGGCCGATGCGGATCGAGTTGGACCTGAAGGCGGAGTTGGAAAAGGCCGCGTATCTCGGCGTCTCGACTTCGACGGCTTCCAAAGCGCTGCGACACCAGGTCGAGTTGCCCAACGGCGTCGGCCTGGTGGTCGATACCGTCGCCCCTGACAGCCCCGCCGCCGCCGCCGGACTTAAGCAGCACGATCTGCTCCACAAGCTCAACGACCAGTTGTTGGTCAACCCGCAGCAACTGGCGGTCCTGGTGCGAACGCAGAAGGCCGGCGATTCGATCAAGCTCACTGTCATTCGGGCGGGCAAGCCCGTGGAACTGACGGCCAAACTCATCGAGCGCGACCTGCCGCCGTTGGACGAACTTCGGCTGGGAGTCGAGCCGCGGATTCTGGAAGACCGCCTGATGAACTGGAACCAGGGCGGTCAGCCGGGCCAGCAGCCGCCGTTCATCAACGTCTTCCCGCGACCCGACGGCCCCCGGCCCGATGGCCAGGCGATGCCATTCCCGCTGTTGAACCAGAGCGGCACGGTCGCCTGGGACGACGGTACAGTCTCAATGGTGATCAGGATGGAGAACGGGAAGCAGACACTGGTCGCCAAGGACAAGGAAGGCAAAGAGCTGTTCAACGGTCCGATCGACACCGAAGAGCAGCGCAGCAAGCTCCCGCCGGAAGTCCGCGACCGCATGAAGAACGTGTCGTTACCCGGGATGATGCGTGGCGGATTCCGTCGCGATGGGGACCGCCGCGAGGGTGACCGCCGACCGGATGGCCAGCGTCCCGAAGGGGATCGACGCAGCGACACACCCAGGCCCGAAGGCGAAAAGCCGCAACGGCCGCCCGAGAACTGA
- a CDS encoding RNA polymerase sigma factor, translating to MDPLPQDSEAIITLVRRAQERDADAFAALIGRFERVALSVAYGTLGDPHAAGDAVQDGFTKAWEKVKDLKDPGRFGTWLCGIVRNGAIDQRRRARLAPRAPLDSAPEAAAPASATLAGRDWADDPSRSLESREQEELLGKAIEELDDVSRTIVVLRYFQGLSSKEIGQIVEMNATAVDMRLSRARQQLKQTLLTNQAFAEESARTA from the coding sequence TTGGATCCCCTGCCCCAGGACTCTGAAGCGATTATCACCCTCGTGCGCCGCGCCCAGGAGCGCGACGCCGACGCTTTCGCCGCGCTGATCGGGCGATTCGAGCGGGTCGCACTCTCAGTCGCTTACGGCACCCTCGGCGACCCCCATGCCGCCGGCGATGCCGTGCAGGATGGATTCACCAAGGCCTGGGAGAAGGTCAAAGACCTGAAAGACCCGGGTCGCTTCGGCACCTGGCTTTGCGGCATCGTGCGGAACGGCGCGATTGACCAGCGCCGTCGGGCTCGGCTGGCTCCGAGGGCTCCGCTCGATTCGGCGCCCGAGGCCGCCGCCCCGGCGTCGGCGACGCTTGCCGGCCGGGACTGGGCCGATGACCCGAGCCGCTCGCTGGAATCACGCGAGCAGGAAGAACTGCTCGGCAAGGCGATCGAAGAACTGGATGACGTCAGCCGCACGATCGTCGTGCTGCGGTATTTCCAGGGACTGTCGAGCAAGGAGATCGGCCAGATCGTGGAAATGAATGCGACAGCGGTCGATATGCGGCTGAGCCGCGCCCGCCAACAGTTGAAGCAAACGCTGCTGACCAACCAGGCGTTCGCGGAGGAAAGTGCCAGGACTGCGTGA
- the gcvT gene encoding glycine cleavage system aminomethyltransferase GcvT gives MLKRTPFHDFHVAAGARLVDFAGWEMPIVYKSIVDEHNQTRNSGSLFDVSHMGRLQFTGPDATRFLDLILTRNIQTQKLGQCRYSLVCNEAGGVLDDVIVSKDLKHWAMVCNASNREKLVKHFHAVRHDKSLDFDMADETESTAMVAIQGPKVIDRIAEVLPVDIRGMKRYSFVSEELFMTPFTVYRSGYTGEDGVEVVIPARAATMAVKMLTGSLDKPDATIRAAGLGARDTLRLEAGMPLYGHELGEQGDPISAGLGWAVDLTKDFIGSTALKAIAAAGPKRKLVGLELEGRRIARQGTPIVDDTGKPIGEVTSGTFSPTLQKSIALAYVDAGKSDIGTAVSADLKGTLNPAKVVPSPFYKRT, from the coding sequence ATGCTTAAGCGGACTCCCTTCCACGACTTCCATGTCGCTGCCGGCGCTCGTCTGGTCGATTTCGCCGGCTGGGAGATGCCGATCGTCTACAAGTCGATCGTTGACGAGCACAACCAGACCCGCAACTCGGGTTCCCTGTTTGACGTCTCGCACATGGGACGTCTGCAGTTTACCGGCCCTGATGCGACCAGGTTCCTCGACCTGATTCTCACCCGAAACATCCAAACGCAAAAGCTCGGTCAGTGCCGCTACAGCCTTGTCTGCAATGAGGCCGGCGGCGTGCTGGACGATGTCATCGTCAGCAAAGACCTCAAGCACTGGGCGATGGTCTGTAATGCCAGCAACCGGGAAAAGCTGGTCAAACATTTCCACGCGGTTCGCCATGATAAGTCGCTTGATTTCGACATGGCCGACGAGACCGAAAGCACGGCGATGGTCGCGATCCAGGGGCCGAAGGTCATCGACCGCATCGCCGAGGTGCTGCCGGTCGACATTCGCGGTATGAAGCGCTACAGCTTCGTCAGCGAAGAGCTGTTCATGACGCCGTTCACCGTCTACCGATCGGGCTATACGGGTGAAGACGGCGTGGAGGTGGTCATCCCCGCGCGGGCGGCCACAATGGCGGTCAAGATGCTGACGGGCAGCCTCGACAAGCCCGATGCGACGATTCGCGCCGCCGGCCTGGGTGCTCGCGATACACTGCGGCTGGAGGCGGGCATGCCGCTCTACGGTCATGAGCTGGGCGAACAGGGCGACCCGATCTCCGCCGGCCTCGGCTGGGCGGTCGACCTGACGAAAGACTTCATCGGCTCGACAGCGCTTAAGGCGATCGCCGCCGCCGGCCCGAAGCGAAAGCTGGTCGGCCTGGAACTGGAAGGCCGCCGAATCGCCCGTCAGGGAACGCCGATCGTGGACGACACCGGCAAACCCATTGGCGAGGTGACGAGCGGTACCTTCAGCCCGACGCTGCAGAAGAGCATTGCCTTGGCGTACGTTGACGCAGGTAAGAGCGACATCGGCACGGCCGTGTCAGCCGACCTTAAGGGAACGCTGAACCCCGCGAAGGTGGTTCCGTCGCCGTTCTACAAGCGAACGTAG
- the gcvH gene encoding glycine cleavage system protein GcvH, which translates to MATPTDRRYLESHEWHKLEGDTVVIGITQHAADELTDITYVQLPKVGTKLAAKGRFGEIESVKTTSDLYTGVAGEVVAVNDALTNNPGLVNSDPFAGGWMVKIKPTNPADVETLLSSADYDKKTGHA; encoded by the coding sequence ATGGCAACACCCACCGATCGTCGTTATCTCGAGTCGCACGAGTGGCACAAGCTCGAAGGCGATACCGTCGTCATCGGCATCACACAGCATGCCGCCGACGAACTGACCGATATCACCTACGTACAGCTTCCAAAGGTCGGCACGAAGCTCGCCGCCAAGGGGCGGTTCGGGGAAATCGAATCGGTCAAGACGACCAGCGATCTGTACACCGGCGTGGCGGGCGAGGTGGTCGCCGTCAACGACGCGCTGACCAATAATCCCGGCCTCGTCAACAGCGACCCGTTCGCCGGTGGGTGGATGGTCAAGATCAAGCCGACCAACCCGGCCGATGTGGAGACGCTCCTGTCGTCTGCCGATTACGACAAGAAGACCGGGCACGCTTAA
- the gcvP gene encoding aminomethyl-transferring glycine dehydrogenase, with product MKPTPKPGSGPRVIPSLGDPFDRRHIGPSEAEMKAMLELIGVKSLDELVSKTVPQSIRSARPLLVPPAASEFEALTELRAIVSQNKVFKSYIGMGYTGTICPPVIQRNILENPGWYTQYTPYQAEISQGRLEALLNYQTMVSDLTGLPLANASLLDEGTAAAEAMAMCRSVATDENRKVFLVSADCHPQTIAVVQTRAKSVGIECVVGDEFDLTASVKDLSTLCGVLVQYPTTDGRLLDYADVAKQAHAVGAMVVAAADILALTLIKPPGEWGADIAVGSTQRFGVPMGFGGPHAAYIATKTEFARKMPGRIVGVSKDSHGNPAYRLAIQTREQHIRREKATSNICTAQVLLAVMAGMYAVWHGPEGLTKIARRVHGLTRLIQMGLDRFGISCGSDPFFDTLRVGTPMPKMAIRKSEELGMNFRVYEDGNIGVTVDETTTLEDVEKILLCFTPSEDAEMILSDMSRADFENVPSPGGFERKSKFLQHPIFNRYHSETEMLRYIKKLEGRDLSLTHSMIPLGSCTMKLNAAAEMFPVTWPEFGNIHPFAPAEQSAGYAKLFSDLEKWLASCTGFAAVSLQPNAGSQGEYAGLLAIRGYHESRGDHHRNVCLIPVSAHGTNPSSAVVAGMKVVVCACDENGNIDLADLKAKAAEHAANLSALMITYPSTHGVFEEDVREICQVIHSHGGQVYMDGANMNAQVGLTSPGDIGADVCHLNLHKTFCIPHGGGGPGMGPICVAKHLAPFLPGNPLSQGGLSTSGAVGPVSAANYGSASILVIPWMYIRMMGAEGLTKATQVAILNANYIAKRLEGHYPTLFKGRNGFVAHECVMDCRDFDHAAGIKVEDIAKRLMDYSFHAPTMSWPVPGTLMVEPTESEPKWELDRFCDAMIGIRQEIAEIEAGKSDRTDNPLKHAPHTMVAVTADEWKHKYPRSQAAYPRASLRDSKFWPAVGRIDNPYGDRNLVCTCPPMDTYQT from the coding sequence ATGAAGCCGACCCCCAAGCCCGGCAGTGGTCCCCGTGTGATTCCGAGCCTAGGCGATCCGTTCGACCGCCGTCACATCGGTCCGTCCGAGGCCGAGATGAAGGCGATGCTGGAACTCATCGGCGTCAAGTCGCTGGATGAACTGGTCAGCAAGACCGTCCCGCAATCCATCCGCAGCGCCCGCCCGTTGCTCGTTCCCCCGGCGGCGAGCGAGTTCGAGGCACTGACCGAGCTCCGCGCGATCGTCAGCCAGAACAAGGTCTTCAAGTCGTACATCGGCATGGGCTACACCGGCACGATCTGCCCGCCGGTCATTCAGCGGAACATTCTTGAGAACCCCGGCTGGTACACGCAGTACACGCCATACCAGGCGGAGATTTCGCAAGGCCGGCTCGAAGCGCTGCTGAACTACCAGACGATGGTCTCGGACCTCACCGGCCTGCCGCTGGCAAACGCCAGCCTGCTGGACGAAGGCACCGCCGCCGCCGAGGCGATGGCGATGTGCCGGTCGGTCGCGACCGATGAGAACCGCAAGGTGTTCCTGGTGTCGGCCGACTGTCATCCGCAGACGATCGCGGTCGTGCAGACCCGGGCCAAATCGGTCGGCATTGAGTGCGTTGTCGGCGATGAGTTCGACCTGACGGCGTCGGTGAAAGACCTCTCAACGCTTTGTGGCGTGCTGGTGCAATACCCGACCACCGACGGCCGGCTTCTCGACTACGCCGACGTCGCAAAGCAGGCTCACGCCGTTGGCGCGATGGTCGTCGCCGCCGCCGACATCCTGGCCCTCACGCTCATCAAGCCGCCCGGCGAATGGGGCGCGGATATTGCCGTCGGTTCCACCCAGCGGTTCGGCGTTCCGATGGGCTTCGGCGGCCCGCACGCGGCGTACATCGCGACCAAGACCGAGTTCGCCCGCAAGATGCCCGGCCGTATTGTCGGCGTGTCGAAAGACTCTCACGGCAACCCGGCGTATCGCCTGGCGATTCAGACCCGCGAACAGCACATCCGTCGCGAAAAAGCCACCAGCAACATCTGCACCGCGCAGGTGCTGCTGGCGGTGATGGCCGGCATGTACGCCGTCTGGCACGGCCCCGAAGGCCTTACGAAGATCGCCCGCCGCGTACACGGCCTGACCCGCCTTATTCAGATGGGCCTCGACCGCTTCGGCATCAGCTGCGGCTCCGACCCGTTCTTCGACACCCTCCGCGTCGGCACGCCGATGCCGAAGATGGCGATTCGTAAGAGCGAAGAATTGGGCATGAACTTCCGCGTCTACGAAGACGGCAACATTGGCGTCACCGTCGATGAGACGACCACGCTGGAAGACGTCGAGAAGATCCTGCTCTGCTTCACTCCGTCGGAAGACGCGGAAATGATCCTCTCGGACATGAGCCGCGCCGACTTCGAGAACGTACCCTCGCCCGGCGGCTTCGAGCGCAAGAGCAAGTTCCTTCAGCACCCGATCTTCAACCGTTATCACAGCGAAACGGAGATGCTGCGGTACATCAAGAAGCTCGAAGGTCGCGACCTGTCGCTGACGCACTCGATGATCCCGCTCGGCTCCTGCACAATGAAGCTGAACGCGGCCGCCGAGATGTTCCCCGTCACCTGGCCGGAGTTCGGCAACATCCACCCGTTCGCCCCGGCCGAGCAGTCTGCGGGGTACGCGAAGCTGTTCAGCGATCTGGAAAAGTGGCTCGCGTCCTGCACGGGCTTTGCAGCCGTCTCGCTTCAGCCGAACGCCGGCTCGCAAGGCGAATACGCCGGCCTGCTGGCGATCCGCGGATACCACGAATCGCGCGGCGATCACCACCGCAACGTCTGCCTCATTCCCGTCAGTGCCCACGGCACCAACCCCAGCAGCGCTGTCGTCGCCGGCATGAAAGTCGTCGTCTGCGCCTGTGACGAGAACGGCAACATCGATCTGGCCGACCTCAAGGCCAAGGCCGCGGAGCACGCCGCGAACCTGTCCGCGCTGATGATCACCTACCCGAGCACGCACGGCGTGTTCGAAGAAGACGTCCGCGAGATCTGCCAGGTCATCCACAGCCACGGCGGACAGGTCTACATGGACGGCGCGAACATGAACGCCCAGGTCGGCCTGACCAGCCCCGGCGACATCGGCGCCGACGTCTGCCACCTGAACCTGCACAAGACCTTCTGCATCCCCCACGGTGGCGGCGGCCCGGGCATGGGGCCGATCTGCGTCGCCAAGCATTTGGCACCGTTCCTGCCCGGCAATCCTCTGAGCCAGGGCGGACTTTCGACTTCAGGTGCCGTCGGCCCGGTGAGCGCAGCGAACTACGGCAGTGCGAGCATCCTGGTCATCCCCTGGATGTACATCCGCATGATGGGCGCGGAGGGGCTGACCAAGGCGACGCAGGTCGCGATCCTGAATGCCAACTACATCGCCAAGCGGCTGGAAGGGCACTACCCGACGCTGTTCAAGGGCCGTAACGGCTTCGTTGCGCACGAGTGCGTGATGGACTGCCGCGACTTCGATCACGCGGCGGGTATCAAGGTCGAAGACATCGCCAAGCGGCTTATGGACTACAGCTTCCACGCCCCGACGATGAGCTGGCCGGTTCCCGGCACGCTGATGGTCGAGCCGACGGAGAGCGAACCGAAGTGGGAACTCGACCGGTTCTGTGACGCGATGATCGGCATCCGCCAGGAAATCGCTGAGATCGAGGCCGGAAAGTCAGACCGCACCGACAACCCGTTGAAGCATGCCCCGCACACCATGGTGGCGGTCACGGCGGACGAATGGAAGCACAAGTACCCGCGCTCGCAGGCGGCCTACCCGCGTGCTTCGCTCCGCGACAGCAAGTTCTGGCCGGCGGTGGGGCGGATCGACAACCCCTATGGCGATCGCAACCTCGTCTGTACGTGTCCGCCGATGGATACGTATCAAACGTGA
- a CDS encoding metallophosphoesterase, with amino-acid sequence MHRPRRGRWFQISTPFDFEWNHAKLEIPNLPPQLVGLRIIHLTDLHVRGPWHEAYDCLLERIAQANADLLLFTGDFVDNKKDHSEALPSARRLAEGFRAKQGVYAILGNHDRLHFLPRLLEMPLQAICGERRTIAVNGATVELIGLPGAVRRDLPREFVSQMPPPPLSGDKTVRIVLSHFPDHLLRTAALRPHLFLAGHTHGGQCCLPGGIPILKHDSLPRRLCTGIHRVEDTWLVVGRGFGSTTLQLRIFCPPEVIEIELVRPGNLP; translated from the coding sequence GTGCATCGCCCGCGCAGGGGCCGCTGGTTTCAAATCAGCACGCCCTTCGACTTCGAGTGGAATCATGCGAAGCTGGAGATCCCCAACCTTCCGCCGCAGCTCGTAGGGTTGCGAATCATCCATCTGACCGATCTGCACGTGCGCGGACCCTGGCACGAAGCCTATGACTGCCTGCTCGAACGGATCGCACAGGCAAACGCCGACCTGCTGCTGTTCACCGGCGACTTTGTGGACAATAAGAAGGACCACAGCGAGGCATTGCCCTCGGCGCGGCGGCTCGCCGAGGGTTTCCGGGCGAAGCAGGGCGTTTACGCGATCCTCGGCAATCACGACCGGCTTCACTTTCTCCCCCGGCTTCTCGAGATGCCATTGCAGGCGATCTGCGGCGAACGGCGGACGATTGCTGTCAACGGCGCGACCGTTGAACTGATCGGCCTCCCCGGCGCAGTTCGGCGGGATCTGCCTCGGGAGTTCGTCAGCCAGATGCCGCCGCCTCCGCTAAGCGGCGACAAGACCGTCCGCATTGTGCTGTCACACTTTCCGGATCATCTGCTCCGCACGGCGGCTTTGCGGCCGCATCTGTTCCTCGCCGGGCACACCCACGGCGGACAGTGCTGCCTGCCCGGCGGCATTCCGATTCTCAAACACGACAGCCTGCCACGGCGGCTCTGCACCGGGATTCACCGCGTCGAAGACACCTGGCTTGTCGTCGGCCGAGGCTTCGGTTCGACGACGTTGCAACTTCGCATCTTCTGTCCGCCAGAGGTGATCGAGATCGAGCTGGTGCGACCGGGCAACCTGCCGTAG